The genomic segment TTAGACGAGACGTGATCAATCCTGTCCAGGGACATGGGGTTCTCCTCGAAAACAGAGAATTTTCGACAGCTCTCCCCGATGTCAAACCACGACGCACAAAAAATCTCACCATGATCTGCATTCGAACCAACCTCCGCACGATTTCCACAACTCTGTCAGACACGATGCCTTTCCTCGGAACACGAAACGCCGCCCGAGTACTCATCTCCTCAACGGGAGCAGTCTTCTTCAACTGGCGGCGCCGCAACTTTGCATGTAGAATCGTGATGACCCGTTCACGATGCAGTCCAGAAGCGCACATAAATCTCAGAATCACTGGGGGAATGTCGTGCTGCCGCGGTGGAGGCAGGCGGTGACGGAGGTAGTTCCAGATGAGCGTGAAAAAAACCATGAACCCAGAAAGAATAACCCCAACCCCACCGACGCCGCCAGGGCACGCACAGACAGACACTGCGCTCGGCAGCGTAACTTGAAAATGGTACACCCGTAACGATATGCCAGCAACAGTGAACACGTCAGTCGGCACGGATTTCTCCGCTCCTGAGGTTTTCTTCATGACACCTCCGAGGCGACAAGCTATGTGCAGATCCACTGCGGACCTGCAAGAAAAGCCAGAAGTaccactgtctcctctgctcacGGCCTCAAACTGACAACATGCCGCTCACAGCTCACCACGGCACAACAGGTACGCCCCGCTAGTGTGCCCCCTGTCCGCTGAGTGTTATCTCGAGCTGAGAGTATTCCGCGAGCTAAACTCTCAACTCGCTGTTAGTGTCCCAACCCCGACATCCGGCTCCGACCTCTCCACCCCGTGGTTACCAGTGCACGTGCATGGCGTGCGTCTCCATAGTCCGACACATACGCTCTTCGACAAGGCTCGAAAGAGACTGATGTGCATTCCGTCTTCATCAACATACTTCTGACAACTTACTGTCACCGCCTGAAAACAGAAATACCAAAGGCGTGGCCGGAATCGCACTGTGAACACACCGACCGTTGCTCTTCGTAAGCCGCCGGCAACTAGTCGCCCTTGGATGACGTCAAAGTACTGCGACGCCTCCTACCATGCAGTTGATTCCTGTGGCGTATTTCATCGTGTTCGCTAGCATCTGGCATCGACGAAAACACCGTGCTATCGGCATGGGTTGTCCAATACCACAGATCTGCTGCTCCTCTCATCGGACCATCGTGTTCCTCGCAGAGCACCACTGCGTCAAGTCGTATTCTCGACCACAATACGTTAAGCAACCCTTCCTGAGTCCCCTCCACTACTCTGCCCCTTGATTCAACCGCGCAGGTCGCCTGTGCAGAACCACCCAAGTGCTCTGCGTCCTGCCAAGCAGCCGCCATCCGCTCCCATCACCATCGCTCCCGATGCCCTCCCGACACCTCCAATTGACTCGCTGTTCCACTCACACCGCCCCCTCATCCCCGGGAGCCACTGCGCATAATGTGCCTAGATCCGGTGCAGCAACGACACAGTCCCTCACGCTTCTACAGTGGAAATCCGTGCAACGTACCGCACGTGCCGTCACGAAGCGGACCGGCATTGGACGAGTTCAATGCCGCCTCCCATACTAAACGACGCATCCCAGCTTCAACACCCCTACGCCGTGCAAATGCACCACCACAAAACAGAAGGCCTGCAAGCTGGCGATACGCTTCTCCCGTCGTGGCCGCCGCAAGCATGTAGACTTCCATATTCAAGGCGAGTAGTATGAGCAACATGGAAGCTCTTGAGACACTTGCCAGCAATATACCGGTTGCAATAAATTCAAACGGCTCTTGAACGAGACCGCTCCTCCACACTCACACTGCTCACAAACATGACGATGAACTCAGCGTCCGCCGTCACACAGCCGGTGGCAGCACGCACTTAGTCGCTACATGCAGCACCTCACGCAAAAGGACCTAAGAGGGCGCTacctctcccttcctctccgccCGGGCCGCACGGCATTACAAAGCCCAGAACCATCAATGATGgtgaggaaagacagagacaacaaaCTCGCATAAGCATACACTCACAGCAATCAAAGTAGAGTGGTCGCTGCTGCACCAATGTCGTCCACACAATGCGCTGACGCATCACTATACCTCATGTGTCCATACGGAATTCCACAGTCAGATGCAACGCTGGGTACACTCGTGAATCACAGTAGGATACCCGCAACCTGGCGCAAACCACCGGATGAAGCTAACCGGTCAGCCTGCTGACTGCCTGCAACAACGT from the Toxoplasma gondii ME49 chromosome IX, whole genome shotgun sequence genome contains:
- a CDS encoding hypothetical protein (encoded by transcript TGME49_274700~Predicted trans-membrane domain (TMHMM2.0):43-66); this encodes MKKTSGAEKSVPTDVFTVAGISLRVYHFQVTLPSAVSVCACPGGVGGVGVILSGFMVFFTLIWNYLRHRLPPPRQHDIPPVILRFMCASGLHRERVITILHAKLRRRQLKKTAPVEEMSTRAAFRVPRKGIVSDRVVEIVRRLVRMQIMVRFFVRRGLTSGRAVENSLFSRRTPCPWTGLITSRLRLMAYGELWGTEAEGKQTLEGVCDFWWDNVCDTEG